A section of the Telopea speciosissima isolate NSW1024214 ecotype Mountain lineage chromosome 3, Tspe_v1, whole genome shotgun sequence genome encodes:
- the LOC122655289 gene encoding uncharacterized protein LOC122655289, whose protein sequence is MALTGPLDDFLMQQVIWWEKHGSSTPELTKLARYLLGLCCSSSDCERNWSIIETKKRNRLEHQRFNDRVYIQYNRRLQLRFQERKEQCRNYNPLVLDELDWSSEWMTGESDDELVPKDDLTWRTVSTVTKASSSFNGPNRPKRSGPSTSGAAPAIVSYSQCGRGRTEESSNEELELELEEDDVRDDENVEDDYGIESDSAGQQQEEEEEDLNILKWD, encoded by the exons ATGGCACTcacaggaccgctcgacgatttcttgatgcagcAAGTCATTTGGTGGGAAAAACATGGAAGCTCTACACCTGAGCTTACAAAGCTTGCAAGGTACTTACTTGGTCTTTGTTGTTCATCTTCTGATTGTGAGCGCAATTGGAGCATa ATTGAAACCAAGAAAAGGAATAGGTTAGAGCATCAACGTTTTAATGATCGTGTCTACATCCAGTACAACCGCCGTCTTCAACTAAGattccaagaaagaaaagaacaatgCAGAAATTATAATCCACTAGTGCTTGATGAGCTAGATTGGAGTAGTGAGTGGATGACTGGCGAATCAGATGATGAATTAGTTCCTAAGGATGATCTCACTTGGAGAACTGTATCAACAGTAACTAAGGCATCTTCATCATTTAATGGCCCCAATAGACCAAAGAGGTCTGGACCATCAACCAGTGGAGCGGCTCCAGCCATTGTCTCTTATTCACAGTGTGGTAGGGGGAGGACTGAGGAGTCTTCAAATGAAGAACtagagttggagttggaggAAGATGATGTGCGTGATGATGAAAATGTTGAGGATGATTATGGTATAGAAAGTGATTCTGCAGGCCAGcaacaggaggaagaagaagaagatttaaaTATACTTAAATGGGATTGA
- the LOC122655290 gene encoding probable pectate lyase 5 — protein sequence MLYILFIFLLSFLSSLTNATLNLTLLPHEHPDPEAIVQEVQWKVKEYLSRKQLMSIHEKDQTIVCPTGNPVDDCWRCDPNWASNRQHLADCGIGFGRDALGGKGGATYIVTDSSDALKPGTFRYGVSLNQPLWIIFSGDMTIKLKDKLLMSSFMTVDGRGANVHIVGAGCLIIEQVRNVIIHNIHIHDCVPAKSDGDGITIKESSRIWVDHCTLSSCTDGLIDVTHGSTGITISNNHFSHHDKVMLLGHSDDFVADSGMQVTVALNHFGEGLEQRMPRCRHGYFHVVNNDYTEWGMYAVGGSTNPTINSQGNRYIAPANPNAKEVTRRLDTVGKSEWLKWDWRSEGDMLVNGAFFVPSGDGAGVKYALASSTEPKSPMMIDQLTMNAGVISGPTVPTPIGGSRPVSDPGTGTGTGTGVGASTGLDTGSGTGWGPFVGGGTGSLFSTVPILSRDNYKKWKEDMDVTLCLMELGLAFKEPKPIVTASNTTDEKQKLKKWETTHKKCITPMKKSILETMKDSMEKMDTATEYLAAIKEVFEDCKAEARLYNPHERVLDSRTVSCFFMGYPERSKGYRFYCLSSINKIVETNHAKFIENGDELPKPCNLDFDEDRTVTFDVVPSTILQLSTTTVDEVAFDLLRR from the exons ATGCTCTACATTCTCTTCATTTTCCTCTTaagctttctttcttctcttacaAATGCAACCCTTAACCTTACTCTTCTTCCTCATGAGCACCCAGACCCTGAAGCAATTGTTCAAGAGGTGCAATGGAAGGTTAAGGAGTACCTCTCAAGAAAGCAGCTTATGAGTATCCATGAGAAGGATCAGACAATTGTTTGTCCCACCGGAAACCCCGTCGACGACTGCTGGCGGTGTGATCCAAATTGGGCATCTAATCGGCAGCATTTGGCCGATTGTGGCATTGGTTTTGGCCGTGATGCACTGGGCGGCAAGGGTGGCGCAACCTACATTGTTACCGACTCTTCTGATGCTTTGAAGCCAGGCACGTTCCGGTATGGTGTGTCTTTAAATCAGCCCCTTTGGATCATCTTCTCCGGCGATATGACTATAAAGCTTAAAGATAAGCTCTTGATGAGTAGCTTCATGACCGTGGATGGCCGTGGTGCTAATGTTCATATCGTCGGCGCTGGGTGTCTCATCATAGAACAAGTTAGAAATGTGATTATCCATAACATCCACATCCATGACTGTGTTCCGGCGAAATCGGACGGTGATGGGATCACCATTAAAGAATCAAGTAGGATTTGGGTCGACCATTGCACCCTCTCCAGTTGTACTGATGGTCTCATCGACGTTACCCACGGCTCTACTGGCATCACTATATCAAATAACCATTTCTCCCATCATGATAAG GTGATGCTTCTGGGACACAGTGATGACTTTGTTGCGGACTCAGGGATGCAAGTGACAGTGGCATTGAACCATTTTGGTGAGGGGTTAGAGCAGAGGATGCCGAGGTGCAGGCATGGTTACTTCCATGTTGTCAATAACGATTACACTGAATGGGGAATGTATGCCGTCGGCGGGAGCACAAACCCAACGATAAACAGTCAGGGGAACCGGTACATAGCACCGGCGAACCCGAATGCAAAAGAGGTGACAAGAAGATTGGACACAGTGGGGAAGAGTGAGTGGCTGAAGTGGGATTGGAGGTCTGAGGGGGACATGTTGGTTAATGGGGCTTTCTTTGTGCCTTCAGGGGATGGAGCTGGGGTTAAGTATGCATTAGCATCTAGTACTGAACCCAAGTCTCCTATGATGATTGACCAGTTGACCATGAATGCCGGCGTAATATCGGGTCCCACTGTTCCAACTCCTATTGGTGGCAGTAGACCTGTGTCTGATCCGGGTACcggtactggtactggtactggtgtAGGAGCATCTACGGGTTTGGACACGGGCTCGGGTACGGGTTGGGGACCATTTGTTGGTGGAGGAACG GGTAGTCTTTTCTCCACTGTTCCTATCCTATCTAGGGACAATTataagaaatggaaagaggacATGGATGTGACACTTTGTTTGATGGAGTTGGGCTTAGCTTTTAAAGAGCCTAAGCCCATAGTTACTGCCTCCAACACCACAGATGAGAAACAAAAGTTGAAAAAATGGGAAACAACTCACAAGAAGTGCATCACTCCGATGAAAAAATCTATCCTTGAGACTATGAAGGATAGTATGGAAAAGATGGACACTGCCACAGAATATCTTGCGGCCATTAAGGAAGTTTTTGAG GATTGCAAAGCTGAAGCAAGATTATATAACCCACATGAGAGGGTATTGGACTCCAGAACAGTTAGCTGCTTCTTTATGGGATATCCTGAGAGGTCCAAGGGTTACAGATTCTACTGCCTTAGTTCAATAAACAAAATTGTTGAAACCAATCATGCCAAGTTTATTGAGAATGGTGATGAGCTTCCTAAGCCTTGCAATCTGGATTTTGATGAAGACCGCACAGTTACTTTTGATGTAGTTCCTAGTACCATCCTTCAGCTATCTACTACTACTGTTGATGAGGTTGCATTCGACCTGTTGAGGAGGTGA